A genomic window from Synechococcales cyanobacterium T60_A2020_003 includes:
- a CDS encoding cation-transporting P-type ATPase, whose amino-acid sequence MERQLDVAGSQLVWLSSTVCAVVFAIGLWRGYALLDMLKTSIALAVAAVPEGLPAVATTTLALGIRNMRTQNVLIRRLDAVETLGSLQTLCLDKTGTLTANTMSVVEVQTDHTHLQVIEGQFQGDAPSSPEIRESLGKLLQVITLCNESDYDDTQDTAVFEGSSTENALLAIAHSAGIDIHQVRTEYPLVHVHHRSEAHNVMKTLHTDGSDREKYFLAVKGSPTEVLGLCEWSLTDQRIAPLTPTQRQAIETENERMASNGLRVLGVAYGHTADRETETHNDLVWLGSVGMADPLRDGVKEVMGIFHQAGIETVMITGDQRQTAYAIGKELDLSRGDELKILDSTDLATLDPEVVSELCDRVHIFSRISPANKLQVVQALQRAGKVVAMTGDGINDAPALKAAEVGIAMGHSGTDVAREVADVILEDDNLSTMAIAISQGRTIYNNIRKSVHFLLATNLSEIMVMLAGISLGIGQPLNAMQLLWLNLVTDIFPGLALALEPPEPDVLTYPPRDPKEPIIQSSDFRRIAVESAVLSISALAAYSYALQQYGISPQSSTIGFMSLTLAQLLHAISCRSQTRCLFTSHPLPPNLYLAIALSGSIALQLLSALVPGLRQLLHIAPLSLVDIAVIGSSALLPLLVNEATKPK is encoded by the coding sequence ATGGAACGCCAACTGGATGTCGCAGGCAGTCAACTGGTTTGGCTCTCCAGTACCGTGTGTGCCGTGGTATTTGCCATCGGGCTATGGCGGGGGTATGCCCTCCTAGACATGTTGAAAACGTCGATCGCCCTGGCGGTGGCTGCCGTCCCCGAAGGACTACCTGCGGTTGCTACGACGACCCTGGCTCTGGGTATTCGCAATATGCGGACGCAAAACGTTTTGATTCGACGGTTAGATGCCGTTGAAACCCTCGGTTCCCTCCAGACTCTCTGTCTCGACAAAACGGGCACCCTCACAGCCAATACGATGTCGGTGGTGGAAGTACAAACCGACCATACTCACCTTCAGGTCATTGAGGGTCAATTCCAGGGAGACGCGCCCTCTTCTCCTGAAATCCGCGAATCCCTGGGGAAACTGCTACAGGTGATCACGCTGTGCAACGAGAGCGACTACGACGACACGCAGGATACCGCTGTTTTTGAGGGATCATCGACTGAAAATGCGCTGTTGGCGATCGCTCACTCCGCAGGCATCGACATTCATCAGGTGCGAACCGAATATCCCCTTGTTCACGTTCACCACCGCTCCGAAGCCCACAACGTCATGAAAACCCTGCATACCGACGGCAGCGATCGCGAGAAATACTTCCTTGCGGTGAAGGGGAGCCCCACGGAGGTTTTAGGTCTGTGTGAGTGGAGCCTGACGGATCAGCGGATTGCGCCCTTGACTCCCACCCAACGACAGGCCATTGAGACTGAAAATGAGCGCATGGCTAGCAACGGTCTCCGGGTTCTGGGCGTCGCCTACGGACACACAGCCGATCGCGAAACCGAGACCCACAATGACCTCGTATGGCTGGGCTCAGTGGGTATGGCCGATCCGCTGCGTGACGGGGTGAAAGAGGTCATGGGCATTTTTCATCAGGCCGGAATCGAAACCGTGATGATTACGGGAGATCAACGCCAAACCGCTTATGCCATCGGGAAAGAACTCGATCTGAGTCGGGGCGATGAACTAAAAATCTTAGATTCAACGGATCTGGCAACCCTCGACCCAGAGGTGGTCAGTGAACTGTGCGATCGCGTCCATATCTTTTCTCGCATCAGTCCGGCGAACAAATTACAGGTGGTGCAAGCCTTGCAACGGGCAGGTAAAGTTGTCGCTATGACCGGAGATGGTATTAATGATGCACCAGCCCTGAAGGCAGCAGAGGTCGGCATCGCCATGGGACATTCCGGAACCGACGTTGCCCGCGAAGTCGCTGATGTGATCCTGGAGGACGACAACCTATCCACGATGGCGATCGCCATCAGCCAAGGCCGCACGATCTACAACAACATTCGCAAGTCCGTCCATTTCTTGCTGGCCACGAACCTCAGCGAAATTATGGTGATGCTGGCAGGCATTAGCCTGGGTATTGGTCAACCGCTGAATGCGATGCAGTTGCTTTGGCTAAACCTGGTCACTGATATCTTTCCAGGACTGGCACTGGCGCTAGAACCGCCCGAACCGGATGTGCTCACCTATCCCCCTCGCGATCCTAAGGAACCGATTATCCAATCCTCCGACTTCCGACGCATTGCGGTGGAATCTGCGGTTCTCTCGATCAGCGCCCTCGCCGCCTATAGCTACGCCCTACAACAGTATGGAATTAGCCCTCAATCCAGCACCATCGGGTTCATGAGCCTGACCCTGGCCCAACTCCTCCACGCGATCAGTTGTCGGTCTCAAACCCGGTGTCTATTCACCTCCCATCCCCTGCCGCCTAATCTCTATTTGGCGATCGCCCTTTCTGGCTCGATTGCGCTGCAACTGCTCTCGGCACTGGTTCCTGGTCTACGCCAGTTGCTCCATATTGCGCCGCTCAGCCTTGTGGATATCGCCGTTATTGGCAGTAGTGCGCTGTTGCCCCTGCTGGTTAACGAAGCCACCAAACCGAAGTAG
- a CDS encoding glutathione S-transferase N-terminal domain-containing protein — translation MIDLYYWTTPNGHKITIFLEETGLPYTVKPINIGKGDQFDPAFLKISPNNRIPAMVDHAPADGGEPISVFESGAILQYLAEKTGQFLPSAVRDRVEVMQWLFWQMGGLGPMLGQNHHFNQYAPEKIPYAINRYVKETERLYGVLDERLSDRPFMAGEYSIADMAAYPWIVPYAAQGMNLADFPNVKRWFESIRTRPAVQRAYAKAEAFKSQAVSTEDSRSVLFGQGRRS, via the coding sequence ATGATTGACCTGTACTACTGGACCACGCCCAACGGCCACAAAATCACCATTTTCCTGGAAGAAACGGGACTGCCCTACACGGTGAAGCCGATTAACATTGGTAAAGGCGATCAGTTCGATCCAGCATTTCTCAAAATTTCACCGAATAACCGCATTCCCGCCATGGTCGATCATGCCCCTGCGGACGGCGGCGAACCGATCAGCGTGTTTGAATCGGGCGCGATCTTGCAATACCTGGCAGAGAAAACCGGACAGTTTTTACCCAGTGCGGTGCGCGATCGCGTCGAGGTGATGCAGTGGCTCTTTTGGCAAATGGGGGGTCTGGGGCCCATGCTGGGTCAAAATCACCACTTCAACCAATACGCCCCCGAAAAAATTCCCTACGCCATTAATCGCTACGTGAAGGAAACCGAACGGCTGTATGGCGTGCTCGACGAACGATTGAGCGATCGCCCTTTTATGGCAGGCGAGTATTCCATTGCTGACATGGCCGCCTATCCTTGGATTGTGCCCTATGCGGCGCAGGGCATGAACTTAGCCGATTTTCCCAACGTGAAGCGCTGGTTTGAGTCCATCCGCACCCGTCCAGCCGTGCAGCGAGCCTACGCCAAAGCCGAAGCGTTCAAAAGCCAAGCCGTTTCCACGGAAGACTCTCGCTCAGTTCTCTTTGGGCAAGGTCGCCGCAGCTAG
- a CDS encoding IS5/IS1182 family transposase: YHRRSIAETTMFRFKTIFGGNLSARQFDNQAVELFIKCVALNRMIQIAKPDSYKVEG, translated from the coding sequence GCTATCATCGTCGTTCGATTGCTGAAACTACCATGTTCCGCTTTAAGACTATTTTTGGGGGCAATCTCAGTGCACGTCAATTTGACAATCAAGCCGTGGAATTGTTCATCAAATGTGTTGCGCTCAACCGCATGATTCAGATCGCTAAACCCGATAGCTACAAGGTTGAAGGTTAA
- the ribD gene encoding bifunctional diaminohydroxyphosphoribosylaminopyrimidine deaminase/5-amino-6-(5-phosphoribosylamino)uracil reductase RibD has protein sequence MSHDRIEGQGLEGDRLLMQRCLELARQAAGKTAPNPMVGAVVVRDGEIVGEGFHPKAGEPHAEVFALRAAGDRAQGATLYVNLEPCSHTGRTPPCADAVIAAGIGRVVVGMVDPNPKVAGSGIQRLRDAGLEVVVGVEEEACQQLNEGFVHHVLHHRPFGILKYAMTLDGKIAATGGHSAWVTSPAARQMVHRLRATCDAVIVGGNTVRQDNPYLTTHGMGDRNPLRIVLSRTLDLPREAHLWHTTETPTLVITEVGASMPMQQHLTDQGVEVMALPKLTPDAVMAVLGDRGLLTVLWECGGTLAAEALRDRAIQKVLAFIAPKIIGGTQAPCPIGDLGLTRMTDALILERVTWRMVGTDFLLEGYLDAKHG, from the coding sequence ATGAGCCATGATCGTATTGAGGGGCAAGGACTAGAGGGTGATCGCCTCTTGATGCAGCGTTGCCTAGAGCTTGCTCGTCAGGCTGCGGGGAAAACGGCTCCCAATCCGATGGTTGGAGCCGTAGTAGTGCGGGATGGGGAAATCGTGGGGGAAGGGTTTCATCCCAAGGCGGGCGAACCCCATGCGGAGGTGTTTGCGCTGCGGGCGGCGGGCGATCGCGCCCAAGGGGCAACCCTGTACGTCAATTTAGAGCCGTGCAGCCACACGGGACGCACACCTCCCTGTGCTGATGCCGTGATTGCAGCAGGGATTGGGCGGGTCGTTGTTGGGATGGTTGATCCCAATCCTAAAGTGGCCGGATCGGGCATTCAGCGCTTGCGGGATGCTGGACTGGAGGTGGTGGTGGGTGTGGAGGAAGAGGCCTGTCAGCAGTTAAACGAGGGGTTTGTGCATCACGTCCTGCACCACCGTCCCTTCGGTATTTTGAAATATGCCATGACCCTCGATGGCAAGATTGCGGCGACGGGGGGGCATAGTGCGTGGGTGACGAGTCCGGCAGCACGACAGATGGTACACCGACTGCGAGCCACCTGTGATGCTGTGATTGTGGGAGGCAACACCGTGCGCCAGGATAATCCGTACTTAACCACCCATGGAATGGGCGATCGCAACCCGCTTCGCATTGTGCTGAGTCGCACCCTTGATTTGCCCAGAGAAGCACACCTCTGGCACACCACCGAAACGCCAACGTTAGTGATAACTGAGGTGGGAGCATCGATGCCCATGCAGCAACATTTAACCGATCAGGGCGTTGAGGTCATGGCCTTACCCAAACTGACCCCCGATGCGGTGATGGCGGTGTTGGGCGATCGCGGCTTGCTGACGGTGCTTTGGGAGTGCGGCGGCACCTTAGCGGCAGAGGCGTTACGCGATCGCGCCATCCAGAAAGTGCTGGCCTTTATCGCACCAAAGATTATCGGCGGCACCCAGGCTCCTTGTCCCATTGGCGACTTAGGACTGACGCGAATGACTGATGCCCTCATCCTCGAACGGGTGACCTGGCGAATGGTCGGCACCGATTTCCTCCTGGAAGGCTATCTGGATGCCAAACATGGCTAG